Proteins from one Catenuloplanes atrovinosus genomic window:
- a CDS encoding glycoside hydrolase family 95 protein yields the protein MSAVTRRHLLAAGGLGAGAALTPAGWSAAHGTDAPAAADDLVLRYDGPAGTDWLRALPIGNGRLGAMVFGNVDADLLQLNEDTVWAGGPYDSSNPRGAAALADIRRLVFADQWSQAQNLINQTMMGSPGGQLAYQPVGNLRLTFPSPGTVTQYSRTLDLTTATAALTYAAGGVRYRREVFASAPDQVIVVRLTADRANALTVTAGFDSPQRTTVASPDGATIALDGVSGSMEGIAGSVRFLALAHAIADGGTVTSSGGTLRVAGATAVTLLISIGSSYVDYRTVTGDYQGIARNRLAAARTVGHDALRARHLADYQALFGRVTIDLGRTAAADQTTDVRIARHATQDDPQFAALLFQYGRYLLISSSRPGTQPANLQGIWNDQLAPSWDSKYTLNANLPMNYWPAGTTNLAECMLPVFAMIEDLTVTGARTARAQYNAGGWVTHHNTDAWRGSSVVDGALWGMWQTGGAWLATLIWEHYRFTGDAEFLRAHYPALRGAAQFFLDTLVTDPARGYLVTNPSNSPELPHHPDVSVCAGPTMDNQILRDLFDACDRAAEVLATDADLRARVRAARDRLAPTRVGSRGNIQEWLADWVETERTHRHVSHLYGLHPSNQISRRGTPQLYEAARRTLELRGDDGTGWSLAWKINFWARLEDAARAHKLLRDLVRTDRLAPNMFDLHPPFQIDGNFGATSGIAEMLLHSHLGELHLLPALPAAWPTGRVTGLRARGGYTVAMAWSGGQAGEFAVRADRDGTVRLRARLFTGGHTITDLTGGGTPATARPETDVVEFAVRAGHTYRITR from the coding sequence ATGAGCGCAGTGACACGACGGCACCTGCTCGCCGCCGGCGGGCTCGGGGCCGGAGCCGCGTTGACGCCCGCCGGGTGGAGCGCCGCCCACGGCACCGATGCGCCCGCGGCCGCCGACGACCTGGTGCTGCGCTACGACGGCCCGGCCGGCACCGACTGGCTGCGCGCGCTGCCGATCGGCAACGGCCGCCTCGGCGCCATGGTGTTCGGCAACGTCGACGCCGACCTGCTCCAGCTCAACGAGGACACGGTCTGGGCCGGCGGGCCGTACGACTCCAGCAACCCCCGCGGCGCGGCGGCGCTGGCCGACATCCGGCGGCTGGTCTTCGCCGACCAGTGGAGCCAGGCGCAGAACCTGATCAACCAGACGATGATGGGCAGCCCGGGCGGGCAACTGGCCTACCAGCCGGTGGGCAACCTGCGGCTGACCTTCCCGTCGCCCGGGACGGTGACGCAGTACTCCCGCACCCTCGACCTCACCACGGCCACCGCCGCCCTGACCTACGCCGCGGGCGGCGTGCGGTACCGGCGCGAGGTCTTCGCCAGCGCGCCCGACCAGGTGATCGTGGTCCGCCTGACCGCGGACCGGGCGAACGCACTCACCGTCACGGCCGGCTTCGACAGCCCGCAGCGCACCACGGTCGCCAGCCCGGACGGTGCGACGATCGCGCTGGACGGTGTCTCCGGCAGCATGGAGGGCATCGCCGGCAGCGTCCGGTTCCTCGCCCTGGCACACGCGATCGCCGACGGCGGCACCGTCACCAGCTCCGGCGGCACGCTGCGCGTCGCCGGCGCCACGGCCGTGACGCTGCTGATCTCGATCGGCTCCAGCTACGTCGACTACCGCACCGTCACCGGTGACTACCAGGGCATCGCCCGCAACCGCCTGGCCGCCGCCCGCACCGTCGGGCACGACGCGCTGCGCGCCCGGCACCTGGCCGACTACCAGGCGCTGTTCGGCCGCGTCACGATCGACCTCGGCCGCACCGCGGCGGCCGACCAGACCACCGACGTGCGCATCGCCCGGCACGCCACCCAGGACGACCCGCAGTTCGCCGCGCTGCTGTTCCAGTACGGCCGGTACCTGCTGATCAGCTCGTCGCGGCCGGGCACCCAGCCGGCCAACCTCCAGGGCATCTGGAACGATCAGCTGGCGCCGTCGTGGGACTCCAAGTACACGCTGAACGCGAACCTGCCGATGAACTACTGGCCGGCCGGCACCACCAACCTCGCCGAGTGCATGCTGCCGGTCTTCGCCATGATCGAAGACCTGACGGTGACCGGCGCCCGCACCGCCCGGGCGCAGTACAACGCCGGCGGCTGGGTCACCCACCACAACACCGACGCGTGGCGCGGCTCCTCGGTGGTCGACGGCGCGCTGTGGGGCATGTGGCAGACCGGCGGCGCGTGGCTGGCCACGCTGATCTGGGAGCACTACCGGTTCACCGGCGACGCCGAGTTCCTGCGCGCCCACTACCCGGCCCTGCGCGGCGCCGCCCAATTCTTCCTGGACACGCTGGTCACCGACCCGGCCCGCGGCTACCTGGTGACCAACCCGTCGAACTCGCCCGAACTGCCGCACCACCCGGACGTCAGCGTCTGTGCCGGGCCCACCATGGACAACCAGATCCTGCGCGACCTCTTCGACGCCTGCGACCGGGCCGCGGAGGTGCTGGCCACCGACGCCGACCTGCGCGCCCGGGTCCGCGCCGCCCGCGACCGGCTGGCCCCGACACGGGTCGGCTCGCGCGGCAACATCCAGGAGTGGCTGGCCGACTGGGTGGAGACCGAGCGCACCCACCGGCACGTGTCGCACCTGTACGGCCTGCACCCGAGCAACCAGATCTCCCGGCGCGGCACCCCGCAGCTGTACGAGGCCGCGCGCCGCACCCTGGAGCTGCGCGGCGACGACGGCACCGGCTGGTCACTCGCCTGGAAAATCAACTTCTGGGCCCGGCTGGAGGACGCCGCCCGCGCCCACAAGCTGCTGCGCGACCTGGTGCGCACCGACCGGCTCGCACCCAACATGTTCGACCTGCACCCGCCGTTCCAGATCGACGGCAACTTCGGGGCCACCTCCGGCATCGCCGAGATGTTGCTGCACAGCCACCTGGGCGAGCTGCACCTGCTGCCCGCGCTGCCCGCGGCCTGGCCCACCGGGCGGGTCACCGGCCTGCGCGCCCGCGGCGGCTACACCGTGGCGATGGCGTGGAGCGGCGGGCAGGCCGGCGAATTCGCCGTCCGGGCCGACCGGGACGGCACGGTGCGGCTGCGGGCACGGCTGTTCACCGGCGGCCACACGATCACCGACCTGACCGGCGGCGGCACGCCCGCGACCGCCCGCCCCGAGACCGATGTGGTCGAGTTCGCCGTCCGGGCCGGCCACACGTACCGCATCACGCGATGA
- a CDS encoding MarR family winged helix-turn-helix transcriptional regulator gives MTEHGSTLESVDPATSAVQALVNASNDLAARQARRLGLTVTDVQALYLLQTRGPLGAAELSRLLGISANATTALIDRLAGAGHIARETHPTDRRRVLVRILDAARDRSTAAWLPTILAVDDVARALSPDDRATVVAFLADVRAALQGRIDAEM, from the coding sequence ATGACTGAGCATGGCAGCACTCTTGAATCCGTCGATCCCGCGACGTCGGCCGTCCAGGCGCTGGTGAACGCCTCGAACGACCTGGCCGCCCGGCAGGCCCGCCGCCTGGGCCTGACCGTCACCGACGTGCAGGCCCTCTACCTGCTGCAGACCCGTGGCCCGCTCGGCGCGGCGGAGCTGTCGCGGCTGCTCGGCATCAGTGCGAACGCGACCACGGCACTGATCGACCGGCTCGCCGGCGCCGGGCACATCGCCCGTGAGACCCACCCCACCGATCGCCGCCGGGTGCTGGTCCGCATCCTCGACGCGGCCCGCGACCGCAGCACCGCGGCGTGGTTGCCCACCATCCTGGCCGTGGACGACGTCGCGCGGGCGCTGTCTCCCGACGACCGCGCCACCGTCGTCGCGTTCCTCGCCGACGTCCGCGCGGCCCTCCAGGGCCGCATCGACGCGGAAATGTGA
- a CDS encoding FAD-dependent monooxygenase, with protein MTRHALISGASIAGPALAHQLAARGWRTTVVERAPGLREEGQNIDVKGAGREVARRMGIEEDIRAAGTTELGLRFVDEHGAALAEFPVGDDRVGTANREILRGELSRILHEHTRSGTDYRFGTQITAIDDHGDGVRVRLSNGEIVDADVVVLAEGLRSRTRAMAFPEARVHELGMYCAYLTVPRLADDDRWWNWHHALDTRAVHLRPDNLGTTRAVLSFLTPLRGLEELDRAQQVLVLRRTFADVGWAAPRILDVIQEAPFYFDAIGQARMPRWSNGRVALLGDAAFCASPIAGMSTSLALVGAYVLAGELAAADDPRAAMSRYETIVRPYVERAQRLMPGLPRFGNPGTRRERDMLIRFFRVVNSPVARRMGDLIGKRYGPPADAIDLPAYPEAATA; from the coding sequence ATGACCCGACACGCTCTCATCTCGGGCGCCAGCATCGCCGGCCCGGCCCTGGCCCATCAGCTCGCCGCGCGCGGATGGCGGACCACGGTGGTGGAGCGCGCCCCCGGACTGCGCGAGGAGGGCCAGAACATCGACGTCAAGGGCGCCGGGCGCGAGGTCGCCCGCCGGATGGGCATCGAGGAGGACATCCGCGCCGCCGGGACCACGGAGCTGGGCCTGCGCTTCGTCGACGAGCACGGCGCCGCGCTGGCCGAGTTCCCGGTCGGGGACGACCGCGTGGGTACGGCGAACCGGGAGATCCTGCGCGGCGAGCTGTCCCGCATCCTGCACGAGCACACCCGCTCCGGCACCGACTACCGCTTCGGCACGCAGATCACGGCGATCGACGACCACGGCGACGGCGTACGGGTCCGGCTCTCCAACGGTGAGATCGTCGACGCCGACGTGGTCGTCCTCGCCGAGGGACTGCGGTCGCGCACCCGCGCGATGGCGTTCCCCGAAGCCCGCGTCCATGAGCTCGGCATGTACTGCGCCTACCTCACCGTCCCCCGGCTCGCCGACGACGATCGGTGGTGGAACTGGCACCACGCGCTGGACACCCGCGCCGTCCACCTGCGCCCGGACAACCTCGGCACCACCCGGGCCGTGTTGTCGTTCCTGACTCCGCTGCGCGGCCTGGAGGAACTCGACCGCGCCCAGCAGGTGCTGGTGCTGCGCCGCACCTTCGCGGACGTGGGCTGGGCGGCACCGCGCATCCTCGACGTGATCCAGGAGGCGCCGTTCTACTTCGACGCCATCGGCCAGGCCCGCATGCCCCGCTGGAGCAACGGCCGGGTCGCGCTGCTCGGCGACGCCGCCTTCTGCGCGTCACCGATCGCCGGGATGAGCACCAGCCTGGCCCTGGTCGGCGCGTACGTCCTGGCCGGCGAGCTGGCGGCCGCGGACGACCCGCGTGCCGCGATGAGCCGCTACGAAACCATCGTGCGGCCGTACGTGGAACGGGCCCAGCGGCTCATGCCGGGCCTCCCCCGCTTCGGCAACCCCGGGACCCGGCGGGAGCGGGACATGCTGATCCGCTTCTTCCGGGTGGTGAACAGCCCGGTCGCCCGCCGGATGGGCGACCTGATCGGCAAGCGGTACGGCCCGCCCGCGGACGCCATCGACCTGCCGGCCTACCCGGAGGCCGCGACGGCGTGA
- a CDS encoding nitrilase-related carbon-nitrogen hydrolase, producing MTRARYACLALGAIAALLSTGGRWDVSIAAWVAPVLLLRFVRTGPLTALPAVAAVTIAAALLWMVQLAVPVTALTLAGIAGFGVVLWLPYAADRLIVHHGPPVARLLMFPLALMSAQFLLGTFGPFGTAYGLHAAILQDWAPLVQLSAVTGPYAIAFLVGAAATVVNLVWETGRLDRVAIGYAALLALVIAGGQARLIGVATGEPTVRVAGINPSQAAIDAETAVHGASRLAVTDPRTVRPEDVRAAAPALLDDLFGQTRTAARGGAKIVMWSENAARVVAADKQSYLDRAARVADEEDVYLLVAELTYLPAAPFGTDQTHLFDPDGRLRWDYDKARPIPGLEIYRPGGHGAPVIDTEYGRISSMICYDVDFPAITHVDADIMLVPGGDWPEMGRTHTDMASLRGIENGYSLVRQDFNGQSTAYDAAGRVLSTQDTTTDSGIWYATVPVRSPGTPYRFTGEVSSWLALAGVLTLAATSMVARRRSATQRAHAVAASG from the coding sequence ATGACCAGGGCCCGATATGCCTGTCTCGCGCTGGGTGCGATCGCCGCGCTGCTGTCCACCGGTGGCCGGTGGGACGTGTCGATCGCCGCATGGGTCGCGCCCGTGTTGCTGTTGAGGTTCGTGCGTACCGGCCCGCTGACCGCGTTGCCGGCGGTCGCCGCGGTGACCATCGCGGCGGCGCTGCTGTGGATGGTGCAGCTCGCCGTTCCGGTCACCGCGCTCACGCTGGCCGGCATCGCCGGGTTCGGCGTCGTGCTGTGGTTGCCGTACGCCGCCGACCGGCTGATCGTGCACCACGGCCCGCCGGTCGCGCGGCTGCTGATGTTCCCCCTGGCGCTGATGTCGGCGCAGTTCCTGCTCGGCACGTTCGGTCCGTTCGGCACCGCGTACGGGCTGCACGCCGCGATCCTGCAGGATTGGGCGCCGCTGGTGCAGCTGTCCGCGGTCACCGGCCCGTACGCGATCGCGTTCCTCGTCGGTGCCGCCGCGACGGTCGTCAACCTGGTGTGGGAGACCGGCCGGCTCGACAGGGTCGCGATCGGGTACGCGGCCCTGCTGGCCCTGGTCATCGCCGGCGGCCAGGCACGACTGATCGGGGTGGCCACCGGCGAACCCACCGTACGGGTGGCGGGTATCAACCCCAGCCAGGCCGCCATCGACGCGGAGACCGCCGTGCACGGCGCCTCGCGGCTCGCGGTCACCGACCCGCGCACCGTGCGGCCCGAGGACGTGCGCGCCGCCGCCCCCGCCCTGCTGGACGACCTGTTCGGCCAGACCCGTACCGCGGCCCGGGGTGGCGCGAAGATCGTGATGTGGTCGGAGAACGCGGCCCGGGTCGTGGCGGCCGACAAGCAGAGCTACCTCGACCGCGCGGCCCGCGTCGCCGACGAGGAGGATGTCTACCTGCTCGTCGCGGAGCTCACCTACCTTCCCGCCGCGCCGTTCGGCACCGACCAGACCCACCTGTTCGACCCGGACGGCCGTCTGCGCTGGGACTATGACAAGGCCCGGCCGATCCCCGGCCTGGAGATCTACCGGCCCGGCGGGCACGGCGCACCGGTGATCGACACGGAGTACGGGCGGATCTCGTCGATGATCTGCTACGACGTCGACTTCCCCGCGATCACACACGTCGACGCCGACATCATGCTCGTGCCCGGCGGCGATTGGCCCGAGATGGGGCGGACCCACACCGACATGGCCAGCCTGCGCGGCATCGAGAACGGCTACTCGCTGGTCCGGCAGGACTTCAACGGCCAGTCCACCGCGTACGACGCGGCCGGCCGGGTGCTGTCCACGCAGGACACCACGACGGACTCCGGGATCTGGTACGCGACGGTGCCGGTGCGCTCGCCCGGCACGCCGTACCGGTTCACCGGCGAGGTGTCGTCCTGGCTGGCGTTGGCCGGGGTGCTGACGCTGGCGGCCACGTCGATGGTGGCGCGGCGCCGTTCCGCGACGCAGCGGGCTCACGCCGTCGCGGCCTCCGGGTAG
- a CDS encoding SDR family NAD(P)-dependent oxidoreductase: MDLTDTTTLVTGASKGLGTAYAHELARRGSHLTLIARPAPALEDLAADIRREHRVEMATIAADLTSADDMGASLNEVRTRATVARLTGRINRRAGKSSVVGEVR; the protein is encoded by the coding sequence GTGGACCTCACTGACACCACGACGCTTGTCACCGGCGCCTCCAAAGGGCTCGGGACGGCGTATGCACACGAACTCGCTCGCCGCGGTTCGCACCTGACACTCATCGCCCGGCCCGCGCCGGCACTGGAGGATCTGGCCGCCGACATCCGCCGTGAGCACCGGGTCGAGATGGCCACGATCGCCGCGGATCTGACATCCGCCGACGACATGGGCGCATCGCTGAACGAGGTGCGCACCCGCGCGACCGTGGCCCGGCTCACCGGCCGGATCAACCGCCGCGCCGGCAAGTCCTCGGTCGTCGGGGAGGTGCGATGA
- a CDS encoding MarR family winged helix-turn-helix transcriptional regulator, producing MRETDLETVIRANHELFMITSVRMEALLAGFGLTYATAQALWSIDPDEAPPSMKVMSERLFCNAPNLSFIANQLAQRGYVERATDPADRRSRVLVLTPEGRRVRAEVVAGALTLSPFTAYDDTKLHALAALLTEVLALNPR from the coding sequence ATGCGCGAGACCGACCTGGAGACGGTGATCCGGGCCAACCACGAGCTGTTCATGATCACCAGCGTGCGCATGGAGGCGCTGCTGGCCGGCTTCGGGCTCACCTATGCGACCGCGCAGGCCCTCTGGTCCATCGATCCGGACGAGGCGCCGCCATCGATGAAGGTGATGAGTGAGCGACTGTTCTGCAACGCGCCCAATCTCAGCTTCATCGCGAATCAACTGGCGCAACGCGGATACGTCGAGCGGGCGACGGACCCGGCCGACCGGCGATCCCGGGTGCTGGTGCTCACCCCGGAGGGCCGCCGGGTGCGCGCGGAGGTCGTCGCCGGCGCGCTGACGTTGAGCCCCTTCACCGCGTACGACGACACGAAACTCCATGCGCTCGCCGCGCTGCTCACCGAGGTGCTCGCCCTCAACCCGCGCTGA
- a CDS encoding molybdopterin-dependent oxidoreductase, with protein sequence MRRIMVGAASGVLAAGFGVAAAELLAAATRPQAGPLVAVGGAVIDATPTAVKEFAVRTLGTYDKPVLLAAIVAVLLLFTAVTGILGLRRRVAVVAGAVVFGAAGAAAALSRPATEVFDPVPSLFGAATAGAVLWWLLRRPASEPALVHPGSARAPAVGPATTDVPQREFDRRVFLRSAALVAGGAVTAGGSAQWLNRARAGTAASTREALRLPAPASPARPLPAGTAPGFVTANTEFYRVDTALTIPRIDLGTWRLRLHGMVDNEFELSFDALLDRPLIERDITLNCVSNEVGGPYIGTARWLGVPLAPLLREAGPRAGADQLIARSAEGMTIGTPIDVLLDGRDAMLVVGMNGEPLPLVNGFPVRMLTPGLYGYAGACKWLTELRVTTFADVDAYWVERGWAARAPVKTASRIDRPKPFARLTAGTQTIAGVAWAQGRGIGVVEISVDGGEWSQAELLPVPSTDTWVQWRYPWTATAGPHSIAVRATDTTGARQTEQRATPFPDGATGWHTITVTIT encoded by the coding sequence ATGCGACGCATCATGGTGGGCGCGGCCTCCGGAGTCCTCGCCGCGGGCTTCGGCGTCGCGGCCGCGGAACTACTCGCGGCCGCGACCCGGCCCCAGGCCGGGCCGCTGGTAGCCGTCGGCGGCGCGGTCATCGACGCCACCCCCACCGCCGTCAAGGAATTCGCGGTACGCACGCTCGGCACGTACGACAAACCCGTGCTGCTCGCCGCGATCGTCGCGGTGCTGCTGCTGTTCACCGCCGTCACCGGCATCCTGGGACTACGCCGCCGTGTCGCGGTCGTCGCCGGCGCCGTCGTCTTCGGCGCCGCCGGCGCGGCAGCGGCCCTGTCACGGCCCGCCACCGAGGTCTTCGACCCGGTTCCGTCGCTGTTCGGCGCCGCCACCGCCGGTGCCGTCCTCTGGTGGCTGCTGCGCCGGCCCGCGTCGGAGCCCGCCCTCGTGCATCCCGGCTCAGCCCGCGCTCCGGCGGTGGGTCCGGCGACCACGGATGTACCGCAGCGGGAATTCGACCGCCGGGTGTTCCTGCGCTCCGCCGCTCTGGTCGCCGGCGGCGCGGTGACAGCCGGCGGGAGCGCGCAGTGGCTGAACCGAGCCCGGGCCGGTACGGCCGCCAGCACCCGGGAGGCGCTGCGGCTTCCGGCGCCGGCCAGCCCGGCCCGGCCGCTGCCCGCCGGGACCGCACCCGGGTTCGTCACCGCGAACACCGAGTTCTACCGGGTCGACACCGCCCTCACCATTCCCCGCATCGACCTCGGCACCTGGCGGCTACGCCTGCACGGCATGGTCGACAACGAATTCGAACTGTCCTTCGACGCCCTGCTCGACCGGCCGCTGATCGAACGTGACATCACCCTGAACTGCGTCTCCAACGAGGTCGGCGGCCCTTACATCGGCACCGCCCGCTGGCTCGGCGTACCCCTGGCGCCGCTGCTGCGCGAAGCCGGGCCGCGTGCCGGCGCCGACCAGCTGATCGCCCGGTCGGCGGAGGGGATGACCATCGGCACCCCCATCGACGTGCTGCTCGACGGACGCGACGCGATGCTGGTGGTCGGCATGAACGGCGAACCGCTGCCGCTGGTCAACGGCTTCCCGGTGCGGATGCTGACCCCCGGCCTGTACGGCTACGCCGGCGCCTGTAAGTGGCTCACCGAGCTGCGGGTCACCACGTTCGCGGACGTCGACGCCTACTGGGTCGAACGCGGCTGGGCCGCCCGTGCACCCGTGAAAACGGCGTCGCGCATCGACAGGCCGAAACCGTTCGCCCGGCTCACCGCGGGCACGCAGACCATCGCCGGGGTGGCGTGGGCACAGGGCCGCGGCATCGGCGTCGTCGAGATCAGCGTGGACGGTGGCGAATGGAGCCAGGCCGAGCTGCTGCCGGTGCCGTCCACCGATACGTGGGTGCAGTGGCGCTATCCCTGGACCGCCACCGCGGGACCGCACTCCATCGCCGTCCGCGCCACCGACACCACCGGCGCCCGGCAGACCGAACAGCGCGCCACCCCGTTCCCCGACGGCGCCACCGGCTGGCACACCATCACCGTGACCATCACCTGA
- a CDS encoding fasciclin domain-containing protein, producing the protein MRVFKFTAVTAVALFSVSLAACGGDADDSTAGSAAPTMTTAAPTMAASAPAAMDMVNFGPGCAAVPTDPANKGSFEAMAQVPVATAASGNPLLSTLVSAVKQADLVDSLNTADGITVFAPTNDAFGKIPEADLNKVLADKTTLSSILTYHVVSGKLTPGELAGTHKTLQGGEVTVSGGGEQFTVDGKAGVICGNVQTANANVYIIDTVLMPKS; encoded by the coding sequence ATGCGCGTATTCAAGTTCACCGCCGTGACCGCCGTCGCGCTGTTCTCGGTCTCGCTGGCCGCCTGTGGCGGCGACGCCGATGACAGCACCGCCGGATCGGCCGCGCCGACCATGACGACGGCGGCCCCGACGATGGCGGCGAGCGCACCGGCCGCGATGGACATGGTCAACTTCGGTCCGGGCTGTGCCGCTGTCCCGACCGATCCGGCGAACAAGGGCAGCTTCGAGGCCATGGCCCAGGTGCCGGTTGCCACCGCCGCGTCCGGCAACCCCCTACTGTCGACCCTGGTGTCCGCGGTGAAGCAGGCCGACCTGGTCGACTCGCTGAACACCGCCGACGGAATCACCGTGTTCGCACCGACCAACGACGCCTTCGGCAAGATCCCCGAGGCCGATCTGAACAAGGTGCTCGCCGACAAGACGACGCTGTCGAGCATCCTGACCTATCACGTGGTCTCCGGAAAGCTGACGCCCGGCGAGCTGGCGGGGACCCACAAGACGTTGCAGGGCGGCGAGGTGACCGTCAGCGGTGGCGGCGAGCAGTTCACCGTCGACGGCAAGGCCGGGGTGATCTGCGGCAACGTGCAGACCGCCAACGCCAACGTCTACATCATCGACACCGTCCTGATGCCGAAGAGCTGA
- a CDS encoding ABC transporter substrate-binding protein gives MRLGIDFGTSNTVAVLAGAGGDRTLLMFDGTPALPSAVLWSGEGPLTGADALYGARGRPELLEPSPKARVDDGTVLLGTHEVPVTALIAAVLRRVWAEATRVAGRAPDAVTLAYPAAWGPLRQRVLRAAAAEAGLPEPELIPEPVAAARRVGEGAGLPVGARLLVYDFGAGTFDASVVRRTGDGFVVEASGGLPDVGGADLDAAVVAHLGALYAVRDPAAWRRLTAPRDAVDRRARWQLWEDARRAKELLSRASGTHLHLPLLDVEAPLGRDVLESLAAPLVARTVDAVEALLAGIGLGPGDLAGVHLVGGASRMPLVAAQLHRRLGSAPRVSEQPELVVAEGCAVPDPPRPVPAAVASAVDPAVRAPGRRARRNLLGGVVVVVASVLAVLGATAPWQEGGEGAAPAPTSTPAPTDCTATIAFFGSATVSGSGLSAPMRNATALAVEEHNRSGAGCRVELAEFDGGERGDGAAAAAQRLVADSRILGVVGPVLSTDTHRTGDVLDDGGLPFVSPSASDSTLRAKGWTGRFQLAADEVMQARAAVVYLRSESPQGRLFLVGEDNDYGRSTVTAVKDVAGVAVAGERWIAGDGTVPAADVAAIVASGADSVFFGGFYPDGSVLLRQLRAAGFTGTFVGTDGLIDATFGAQAGDKAAPAIVTGPNIPAGEATGGFPERYRQAYGTAPTAYEAYAYDAANILLSGIAVGARTRAQLLTHVAESEHDSVLMSRYRFAEEGSPDPAKIRVARYALVGGALEYQGTAKVQDG, from the coding sequence ATGCGGCTCGGGATCGACTTCGGCACGTCGAACACGGTCGCTGTGCTCGCGGGCGCGGGCGGCGACCGGACCTTGCTGATGTTCGATGGCACGCCGGCGTTGCCGTCCGCTGTCCTCTGGTCCGGCGAGGGCCCGCTGACCGGCGCGGACGCGCTGTACGGGGCGCGGGGACGGCCGGAGCTTCTGGAGCCGTCCCCGAAGGCGCGCGTCGACGACGGCACGGTGCTGCTCGGCACGCACGAGGTGCCGGTGACGGCGCTGATCGCGGCGGTGCTGCGCCGGGTGTGGGCGGAGGCGACGCGGGTGGCCGGGCGCGCGCCGGACGCGGTGACGCTGGCCTATCCGGCGGCGTGGGGTCCGCTGCGGCAGCGGGTGCTGCGCGCCGCGGCCGCGGAGGCGGGTCTGCCGGAGCCGGAGCTGATCCCGGAGCCGGTGGCGGCTGCCCGGCGGGTGGGCGAGGGGGCGGGCCTGCCGGTCGGCGCGCGGCTGCTGGTCTACGACTTCGGAGCCGGCACGTTCGACGCGAGCGTGGTGCGCCGCACCGGGGACGGGTTCGTGGTGGAGGCCAGTGGCGGTCTGCCGGACGTGGGCGGCGCGGACCTGGACGCCGCTGTCGTCGCGCACCTGGGCGCGCTGTACGCGGTGCGGGACCCGGCGGCATGGCGGCGGCTGACGGCGCCGCGGGACGCGGTGGACCGGCGCGCCCGGTGGCAGCTGTGGGAGGACGCGCGGCGGGCCAAGGAACTGCTGTCGAGGGCGTCGGGGACGCATCTGCACCTGCCGCTGCTGGATGTCGAGGCCCCGCTCGGCCGTGATGTGCTGGAGTCACTGGCCGCGCCGCTGGTGGCGCGCACGGTCGACGCGGTGGAGGCGCTGCTCGCCGGGATCGGCCTCGGGCCGGGCGACCTGGCCGGGGTCCACCTGGTGGGTGGCGCGAGCCGGATGCCGCTGGTCGCGGCGCAGTTGCACCGGCGGCTCGGGTCGGCGCCGCGGGTCAGCGAGCAGCCGGAACTCGTGGTGGCGGAGGGCTGTGCCGTTCCGGATCCGCCCCGGCCGGTCCCTGCCGCGGTGGCGTCCGCGGTGGACCCGGCGGTGCGGGCGCCGGGACGGCGAGCCCGGCGTAATCTGCTGGGCGGGGTCGTGGTGGTCGTCGCGTCGGTGCTGGCCGTGCTCGGCGCTACCGCGCCGTGGCAGGAGGGCGGTGAGGGCGCCGCCCCCGCACCCACTTCGACGCCCGCGCCGACCGACTGCACGGCCACGATCGCGTTCTTCGGCAGCGCCACGGTCAGCGGGTCTGGTCTGTCCGCGCCGATGCGCAACGCCACCGCGCTGGCCGTCGAGGAGCACAATCGGTCCGGTGCCGGCTGCCGGGTGGAGCTGGCCGAGTTCGACGGCGGTGAGCGGGGCGACGGCGCGGCCGCGGCGGCGCAGCGGCTGGTCGCGGATTCGCGGATCCTCGGCGTGGTCGGCCCGGTCCTCAGCACCGACACGCACCGCACCGGCGATGTGCTCGACGACGGCGGGCTGCCGTTCGTCTCGCCGTCGGCCTCCGACTCCACGCTGCGGGCGAAGGGCTGGACCGGCCGGTTCCAGCTCGCCGCGGACGAGGTGATGCAGGCCCGCGCCGCCGTGGTCTACCTGCGCAGCGAATCGCCGCAGGGCCGGTTGTTCCTCGTCGGGGAGGACAACGACTACGGCCGCAGCACCGTTACGGCGGTGAAGGATGTCGCCGGGGTGGCGGTGGCCGGCGAGCGGTGGATCGCGGGCGACGGCACGGTGCCGGCCGCGGACGTGGCCGCGATCGTGGCGTCCGGGGCCGACTCGGTCTTCTTCGGCGGCTTCTACCCCGACGGTTCGGTACTGCTGCGGCAGCTGCGCGCGGCCGGTTTCACCGGCACGTTCGTCGGCACGGACGGGCTGATCGACGCGACGTTCGGCGCGCAGGCCGGAGACAAGGCCGCGCCGGCGATCGTCACCGGCCCCAACATCCCGGCGGGGGAGGCGACCGGCGGATTCCCGGAACGGTACCGGCAGGCGTACGGCACGGCGCCGACCGCCTACGAGGCATACGCCTACGACGCCGCGAACATCCTGCTGTCCGGCATCGCCGTCGGCGCCCGCACCCGCGCGCAACTGCTGACCCACGTGGCCGAGTCCGAGCACGACAGCGTGCTGATGTCCCGGTACCGGTTCGCCGAGGAAGGCTCGCCGGACCCGGCGAAGATCCGGGTGGCCCGGTACGCCCTCGTCGGCGGTGCGCTGGAATACCAGGGCACCGCGAAAGTTCAAGACGGCTGA